The Zea mays cultivar B73 chromosome 7, Zm-B73-REFERENCE-NAM-5.0, whole genome shotgun sequence DNA segment cgggcaggatcgcaaagtgggcagtggagatcatgggcgaaacgatctcgttcgcccctcggaaggccatcaagtcccaagtgttggcggatttcgtggctgaatgggtcgatacccaactaccaacgactccgatccaaccggagctctggaccatgtttttcgacgggtcgctgatgaagacgggggccggtgcgggcctgctcttcatctcgcccctcggaaagcacttgcgctacgtgctgcgcctccacttcccggcgtccaacaatgtggccgagtacgaagctctggtcaacggattgcggatcgccatcgagctaggggtcagacgcctcgacgcccgcggtgattcgtagctcgtcatcgaccaagtcatgaagaactcccactgccgcgacccaaagatggaggcctactgcgacaaggtccggcgcctggaagacaagttctccgggctcgagctcaaccacatcgctcggcgctacaacgaaaccgcagacgagctggcgaagatagcctcgggacgaacgaccgtccccccggacgtcttctcccgggatctgcatcaaccctccgtcaagctcgacgacgcgcccgagcccgaggtaccctcggctcagcccgaggtaccctcggctcagcccgagccaacctcggcccggcccgaggtaccctcggcccccgagggcggggcattgaacgtcgaggaagggcagagcggggccacgccagaccaagattggcaggccccgtacctgcaatatctccgtcgaggagagctacccctcgaccaagtcgaggctcggcgggtagcgcgacgcgccaagtcattcgtcttgctgggcgacgaagaggagctctaccatcgcagcccctcgggcatcctccagcgatgcatctccatcgccgaaggtcgggaactgctgcaagaagtacactcgggggcttgcggccaccacgcagcaccccgagcccttgttgggaatgctttccgacaaggcttctactggccaacggcggtggctgacgccactagaattgtccgcacctgcgaagggtgccaattctatgcgaagcggacacacctgcccgctcaggctctgcagacaatacccatcacctggcccttcgctgtgtggggtctggacctcgtcggtcccttgcagaaggcgcccgggggctacacgcacctgctggtcgccatcgacaaattctccaagtggatcgaggtccgacccctgaacagcatcaggtccgagcaggcggtggcattcttcaccaacatcatccatcgcttcggggtcccgaactccatcatcaccgacaacggcacccagttcaccggcaaaaaattcttggatttttgcgaggatcaccatatccgggtggactgggccgccgtggctcatcccatgtcgaatgggcaagtagagcgtgccaacggcatgattctacaagggctcaagcctcggatctacaacgacctcaacaagttcggcaggcgatggatgaaggaactcccctcggtggtctggagcctaaggacgacgccgagtcgtgccacgggcttcacgccgtttttcctggtctacggggctgaagctatcttgcccactgacctggaatacggctccccgagggcaagggcctacaccgaacaaagcaactaagctagccgagaggaatcgctggaccagctggaggaagctcgggacagggctttgctacactcggcgcggtatcaacagtccctgcgacgacaccacgcccgaggggtccggtcccgagaactccaggtgggcgacctggtgcttcggctgcgacaagacgcccgagggaggcacaagctcacgcccccctgggaagggccattcgtcatcgccaaagttctgaagcccggaacatacaagctggccaacaatcaaggcgagatctacggcaacgcttggaacatcaaacagctacgtcgcttctacccttaagatgttttaaagttgttcatatacctcgcacctacgcaaagtttagttgtcaaggaagggtcggcctagcctcggcaaggcccgaccctccctcgggggctaaaaggggggagaccccctctgcgtcgaattttttcctcgaaaaaggacctctttttagcaggatttcttccgtgcttcttgactacttcggaaagcggatcctggaaacgacgaggtacacgtaagcagccaaggctgaccgagccgagggactcctacgcctccgggatatggatacctcactcgtccccttctgcgataagtaacttgcgctcgggtaaagcgactccgtggaccgaacgagtcatcacgttcggaagctttcctgctgaagcagtccttcaagctttctcgactaagtcggggacagggcctcatggacgggtgaaagtacgcgtaagcggcaaggccgaccgagccgagggattcccacgcctctgggatacggatacctcactcgtcccttccgcgaaaagcaactctcgctcacacaaacatccctgttaccgacagagtccagatgctcgaaacaagaggaaaaaagacgcagcttcgcaagcgcggcgagggcatgttcttctggcctcggcggccgcagaaagcacacgctacaagacgatctgatcctgcaggctcgggtcttcacgccgaagggagccgtagcaccctcggcatcgacgacgtctacaacaaagcccgacccagcctcgggcggcgccgaggtccaggggctcctccgggaatccggcccgagcaggcggctcaaccggttacccctggggcctcgggcaaccggcttccaagggcgctagcccgatccgaggcctcgactgatcgactttggcgtcggccccgctgacggacaacacggctaggctccgaccaaccaggttccccattctcgagccaactccgcctctgttcatactgatatcgctacccccggcctcgatccaccaaagggcggccgaggggtcccttcaactaggctagaggagcctcacgtaacaaggccgaacgggccgagggattcctacgcctccgggatacggatacctcacccgtcaccttgacacggggcaactcatgcttggtaaagcggttcagataatcaaacaggcgagacttagtgctcggaaatgaggaaaaaacacggctccgtgccgaaattacatacacgttcaggcctcgacagccacaacgaACGAACACACCGGCATACAAGATGCCAcaaccaacggaactccggttccctcctccgcaggtacgaacaaccccctccgaaggggaaggcctacggagtaactgaagaacgatgggcggctcgctgccgcccgttccaacacgctccaaggccctcccctgcgactcgggggctaggtcccgcacgtcatgcaagccggctcagggcagaagaagccaaaccgccgcgcatggtgcgcacgaccgtccagcggttacaggcgaccccccattttcgcccagaccaacgggcggaaggggcgggcagccatgcaggcggcatgcaaccgcgccaggtggacgcgcttctccgacttccgacacgccagcctggaacccaggcccacgcgtcgagcaaccggcgcgccagttgctgcatgcaagcaaccgcaccgccacttgtgccaccatcgcgcctcttcggttgcgaagcctatgccacgactcgaggcgacccaacagcgccagactggcgcgtcggtcaaagcgaccgaaagtgggccggcagtaatagcggtggcaggcgggtgggcgcagcggtcgcgtcgtcagccaggctcacgtcccatcctgagacagcaagagagcctcctctcacggcgtgaagacggtgcacccgtgacccgttcctcgaacggatcgcacacgcgtagcggccgccccgccaaccactcgccccgtcgcattaactccgcggcgggacacgcggcgcttctggcaggaggagcgcgcgacgcttcaccttcgccttaataaccgcgtcagaaaaggtacgccacgtcgtccgatttcgtatccttttccgttttcctctttctctatctcttgcaacagggaccggggaagggggatgccccgaaagggatccttctccgcgaaggaaccgggctccgagccccccattactgatcaggggttcgaaggctggccccccgagggttcaacggccgcctcagatcgcgtgggcccgacacccactactggtcaggggttcgaaggccagccctccgaagggctccatggccgcctcaggctactcgggctccgcgcccattactgatcaggggttcgaaggctggcccccgaagggttcacagtcgcctcagacaccgagcgagggataaccaggggtacgttcgatacataaccgaggctcgggctgcgctcccgaggtaccctaggacatttccgagaccagcgggaacgatcttgtaacggaatcccatcggagggaggcatcgagccctcggaccccgtcgccaggggaccgggtccggcaaatcacccgcaggtacttttgggcgtgcctctgggcccctagccgacccccaacgaacggggcacggacgtccactcggattacccgcttgcagctcaccggagacaccatgttcggtgcccatcgagggtaacatggcgcactccccccctcctccttgcggaaaggcgacgtaggggcgtatgtaaaaagccgagtctgtccctgatcgtcctctcgccctgtgcagaggctcgggggctgctctcgcaaaaaccggctccggccaaatcgttgacagcgtcaacataccagcccgagagcttgggccccgaccgtgcacccgggctacggccagttcgcatgagggaacgaccagaccagccgaagcgtaaagcgaagcattaagacctcgaaggagtgtaaccactcctccgaggcctcgggggctacacccggcgggtgcgctcgcgcgcacccgccggaacgaaatgcaaccgagaaaggctagtccccttgcaaaaaagtgcgacaaaagcctccaagcgagtgctaacactcccttcgaggctcgggggctactgtcggggaccataattaggggtaccctcaagacgcctaattctcagctggtaacccccatcagcataaagctgcaaaggcctgatgggcacgattaagtcagggatcagtccacacgagcgactcgatcacgcttcacccgagcctaacctcggccaaaggcagccgacctcgagagacttccggctcgcccgaggccccctttttatggcggacacatcaccggctcgcccaaggccttggcttcgctcagaagcaaccttgactaaatcaccgcaccgactgaccaaattgcaggggcatttaacgcaaaggtggcctgacacctctatcctgacacgcgcccccagcagagccgaggtgaccgccgtcactccaccgctccactggccagtctgacagaaggacagcgccgcctgcgccactccgactgcagtgccactcgacagagtgagtctgacaggcaattaggccttgccaaaggcgccacggcgaactccgctccgcccgaccccagggctcggactcgggctaagacccggaagacggcgaactccgctccgcccgaccccagggctcggactcgggctaagacccggaagacggcgaactccgctccgcccgaccccagggctcggactcgggctaagacccggaagacggcgaactccgctccgcccgaccccagggctcggactcgggctaagacccggaagacgacgaaactccgcctcgcccgaccccagggctcggactccgccctggcctcggccggacgacttccgcctcgcccgaccccctggctcgggctcggccacggcaacagaaggcagactcaacctcggcttcggaggaaaccccacgtcgccctgcctagagcacagaccgccacgtcaacaggaggcgccatcatcatcctaccccgaatcgactcgggtcacggagaacaagaccggcgtctcgtccggccagctccgccagaggggcaatgatggcgctccacaagctctatgacgatggcggcccccagctctcttacggaagcaggacaacgtcagcagggactcgaccgccccaacagctgtccctccatcaggctccgccgcacctccgatagccacgacatcacgccagcaggatgcccagatctctccggctgccacatcggcatgtacctagggcgctagctctccctccgctagacacgtagcactctgctacatccccattgtacacctggatcctctccttacgactataaaaggaaggaccagggccttctcaaaaaaggttggccgcgcgggaccgaggacgggacaggcgctctcttggggccgctcgcttccctcacccgcgtggacgcttgtaacccccctactgcaagcgcacctgacctgggcgcgggacgaacacgaaggccgcgggacttccacctctctcacgctcggctccggccgcctcacctctccccccttcgcgctcgcccacgcgctcgacccatctgggctggggcacgcagcacactcactcgtcggcttagggacccccctgtctcgaaacgccgacaacattccaatcgaaccaattactttatttacttttcctgcctATGAGTAGATATagcgtagttctagttgtagccttccgTATATTCACCTCCACCTCTATTCGACTcaacgtcgtctagatccgtcttaggTGGCTTaccgatcccaagacgaccctaggatcctATCACTCCTAgaggcaagatctagttgtccactcaagacctcttcctcgaattgatctcttaatttctagacgactccacgtcgtctagaaacgccccgggtgacctgtcaACCCAGAACACCCTAGAATCTCTCCCCAAGAACACCCTAGAATCTCTCCCCAGGGAACGAGActccagcaaggaggaggaagacgaccttgtcgccaggtcgcggaccgtccgacccaaaGCTACGGACCGCCCGATGTGAGACAGGGAAGGCACCGCTCCTGCACCCAAATTGTGGACCGTCCGACCCAGAGCCGCGGACCGACCGAGCCGCCGCAGAGGACACCACCAGGTGGTACACCATCTAGTGATTGGCGCTGTCCAGATCATCTAGTGAGATCATCTAGTGATTGGCGCTGTCCAGATCAACGCCAACACAAgtgggcgagagagagagagaggagagactcCTTAAGTCTATTTATCGAGGTGGATGTAAAGCTAAGAGCTACAAAGTAGAGTCGTAGCTAAGTCTTACTTGGAAGTGGAGTTTTGTGACTGACGGGCCCTAGGGACCGGGATCATATCCCGGTCAACACCGCCACATCACGAGTTAATCAAAGGCAGCTGACTACCATGATCACCATTTGTTAATGATACCTCCAGAGTTGTTAGGTCAGTCGATGCACTTCTTCGGAATCTGAGGTTAAAGAAAGCTAGGAGGAGGTTGAACACAACAAATTTGGATCTTATACACCGGAACCATATAGCAAGTGGCTACTACATCTCTACTTACTGGCCAGGAGAGGCCAGAGCTGCAAGCAAATCTGTGGCCGCTAATCACTACCATCAGCACTGCTATTACGGAGATCAGACAGCGAGAAGGACCTAGGAGATCTGAAGCTCCCAAGGCCGTTCCTCCTCTGCATGCTGCCAACACCGCCGAGTCTAGGGAGCGGCAGTGGCGATGTCGGCGCGTCCCTGACGTTCTTGCCGTGGTGCGGCACCTGGCTGTACTCCACGTCGTCGTCGGAGTCGTCCTCCTCGCCCTCGTCCCCTTCGGCCACGGCGTGGTCGGGGCCCAAGAGCTGAGGCAGGTAGGTGGCCGTGGCCAGCGAGCTGCAGGAGGCTCTCCTGGACCAGTTGGCCAGGATGCGGCGGCGCTTGTTGAAGGGCTTCTCCGGCTTGGCCAGCACCTCCttgaccgccgccgccgccgctgtggCCTCGGCGAGGCTGGTGAACGACTTAGACTTGCCGGAGTAGAAGCTCGAGAGGCCCTTCCTGATCAACCAAATTATAAGTCTGAGTTAATACCATGCGCAATTTGAGCCGATTTTGGGGAAAGCTACtgtcttttttctctctcttcgCTCGCTGTTATAAATGAAGAGGCGGAAATCCATGGAGTGCTTTAGCAATGTTGGTACGTCCCAAAAAATTATCTCCTTTTCAATTAAAAAGATCCCACTTCGCAGAATCAAGCGAAATAGCATGCGCGATCTAAGGCGCAGAAAAAACCAAAAGCTTTATGAACTCACTTGATCGGCAAGGAGTCCTCGAGCGCGTCCAAGCAGCCGAGCACATCACCCTCCTTGAGCTTGCTCTCGACCTCCTCCTCCCCGTCGTCCCCGCCGGCCTCCGACGACGAGTTCTCACCGATCGACGATCCCGAGGGAGACGGCGCCCCGATCGACGAGTTGTCAGTCAGCACGTCTTCTTCAACCTCCTCCTCCTCTATGAAGAAGCCGTCGCTCCTCCTCTTCCCGGCCGCGGCCAAGTGCGCCTCCTTCCCATACCCGCCGCCGCTCCCCTTCCCGGATCCGGGGAACCCGTAGGGCGGCCGCACCTCTGCCACCGCCGTCGACATGTCGCCGGAGTCGCGAGATTCGACGGTCCGGTCGTTGCGAGTGTGTGTCTCGTCTGGGATAAATTGAGTAAATCTTTGGTGGGCTGGATACGTGTGTCCCTCCAACAACAGACTTGTATGAGAAGAATGAGAGAGCGGGGAAGAGAGAAGCGAAGAAAAGCAGGATAGGATAAGAGCAAGGACCAGGACGCAGCCTGGGTGCGCGGGGTCTTTGTAGGCTGAAGCAGGGCGCAAAGCCCCAGGATCCTCTGCGGCCAAAGCACAAAATACGTGCGGTGTGCTGTTCTGCAATTGATTGTATGTCAATGCACGCCAACAGGGTTAGTGATCTGGCACCGTATACACCTCTTACGGGGGGAAATACTGTAGAACGAACCATTTACGGTAAAGTTTGAAATGAGAGACGGAGCAGCTGGAGATAGCTAAAGCGCTAAGCGTATGATCCCAGACATCCGGAGCGCTGTTTTGGGCGACGCAGAGGATCCGAGTCCCGGATGAGCCTCCCTCGCGTGCGTGGCTAGTGGACCGCGTCCACCCGCGGTTTTCCGCCCCCGTGTTCCTGTGGGCTCGGGAAGGCCAGCAGACGGACCGACGAAGGATTAGGAAGCAGCAGGGGCCATCCCTATCCGTTACTGTTGGAGCCGGCCGGGCGGTTCTGGCCGACTGACCTCCGGGCCCCGCCCCGGGGTCTGGATTTGGATAGACGAGGCAGGCGAGCTGACGTGTTTTGACACGTTCCTCCCCCCTGCGCGCGCCGCGCGTTGGGGTGCGGTGGTGGACCTGTCAGATCACCATCACCTGTGGAGGCAGGCGGGCAGAGGCCAGCTGCCGGTGTCGGGAGAGCGACGTGGACGAGGTTGCCGGGACCCGGGTCCGGAGCAGCGAGCGACCCAGAGGCCGGAGCAGAGCGTGACGCCGGAAGCCTTGGGCTCGGTCTCGGTGGTGTCCGTCCGGAGAGCAAACCGGGCGGCTGCTGGCTGCCAGCGACGTGGACTAGCAGTAGATTAGCAGAAGCTTTCGCGCGAATATGCGGCCTCGGACGGGGGGATTGATATGGACAAGACATTTGGCTGCTTCGCTGCCGAGAGCGAGACACGGATCATGTGGCCGTTGCGTTCCTGCAATCTTCTCCTGGCTAGCTGCTGCTACGATGCCTTTTTTCCTGACTAGCCGCTCAAGGGCGTGTTGTCTGTCGACCAGTCCATCCATGAGCGATTGATTAATCCGCAGCCGATCAACCAGCAGTGCAGGCAGGCGAGTGGAGATAATCCTTGGATTTTTGTTTGAGCGATAAGGTTAGGGATAATCCTTGTACTCGCCGATACGACTTATGAGTCATGACTGTCGGTAGGTTCCCACTAATAAAATAGGAACGGTCCTGTCCCGGCTCCGAAGCATATCCCTGGTGATGATGTATGTATAACAAAAACGGAACCGGCTAGCTCCGGCTGTGTCGGATCCGGCCGTAAATGCCTATTTTCCACGTCCCTATTTAATTATTCACTAGGTATGTGTCCGTGCCTTGCAACGGCACAACAAAATATTCAACAAAACGTTAGTGCACAGCGATTACATAGAAACGAACAACAATTATATTATCACCGACTTTAATATCTCAAAATTGTTGGCTAACAAATACAGTGTTACCCTTATATGATTAGTGGCAGCGGCAAGAACACATCTGAGAGTAGTCATAAAGTGAAACTATTTTGGTACTTCTCTCACAAAAACAGAAATATCTGAAGTTACATAATCTGACATGACAGGTAACATGACTCATGAAAAGATGAACAAAAATATGCCctcccaagccaagcacgctctgTCTCTCCTTACGAGCAGAGTCCATCTCATCCAGATCGAGTCGAGCCTGATGAAATCTTCCAACTCCATCGGCGTTGTGGTGTTGTCTTGCGCAGTGGGCATGAACACTAAGAAGAGCGAGGTCAACCTAGATGCCTCTTGTGATACACAGAACTAAGCGTGTGAAAGAAAGAATAAGATGAAACCAAAAACAGGGTAAATGCATGTAGTTCTTTTTTTTAACCAGCTTTATTCCATGGCTCACACTTTCTAGAATAGAAAGCAATGAGAAGTAAACTAACAATCTTCAAGTTAGCAACAAATATTTGAATTGTCAAGCATCAATATATCCTCTCATAACAGCAACTGATAGCATAACGAAGCTCCTAGGAACGTTAGAGGCAGAACACAAAAAGGATATATTTCCTTATATATACATCAACACATGCAAACAACACGAAGCTCCTAGGAACGTGATATAAGAGAGAAAAACTGAAAACTCTCTAGCAGCGTCGGGAGCACGCTCTCCCCCACTTCCTTCCCAATCTCCCTCGTCACGGCACACTGCGTTTCAGATAGCTTGCAAGGGGTTGATGTCTGAAATCTGAAAGACAATAACAGTATACCAGGTGGCTAACTATTATGGGAACAACTAAAAAAATAGAGTTCAGTTACTGGAAGTGTCTGCAGAAATACGTACAAACCAGTCAGAACCAAGAGCTACCTGTGCACCGCCATCTAACTGTGATTGAAACGTGTAGGAGCTTCGCTCAGCCCTTTCCACCCTAATCTTGCTTCCAGCACGGTTGGTTTCATCTAATAGATGATCTGGCTGTCAACAGTAAAGGAGATACTTGAACTTGGAGATTTTTAAAAGGAATTCAGAAAAGGGTTTTCAATTCACAATCTGCTTTGTAAAGCATAAAGACGAATACACAGTAGCAATGGAATGAAATATTTGGCCTGCACGGATGCAATGATAGGCTTGCCAAAGCGGTTTGTTGCGCCTGGAGCCAGATGTTGAGCATGCTCAATCTGATTCCATATGCAAATTTTCGATACAGATTCTAATTGTTTTACTGTGATGCTGCAATGCATTACCTACTTGTCCCCTGCATATTTTCAATCTCGGCTATTCATTCACAAATATCCATTACTCCCAGTTTTACAATTGTGGCTATTCATTCACAAATATCCAAATAATTATAAGACGTTTTGGTTTTTTTGATATATAGCTTTTTCTATGTACTTGGATATACACTATGTCTAAATACGTAGTAAAAACACGGCATCTAAAAAGCCAAAAACGTtttataatttggaatggagggagtagtacAAAACTCAGACCGAGGTAGACAAAAATGTACATGTATTGGTGCGTGAGCTATGCTGATTATACTACCTCTTTTGGAATAGTAGCTGAGAAGAGAAATGTTTGTCTTTGACGTGGCAAGCTATCGACAATCTTTTCTATGTCTTTGAAAACCCAGATCTAGCAAATGATCAGCTTCGTCCAACACAAGAAATTTCAATCTCATCAAACGAACAgagaatgatgatttgttttcaaTGTAATCCAGCAGTCTGCCAGGTGTTGCAACTAAAATCTGGAACAGTAAGAAGAAAACAGAAAATGCTCAGGCCAAAGCTAGTTTTATATTGATCTTCAGTAGGTCGATAAATATGCCAAACCTGGCATGGATCAGATTCTAATCGTCTCTGATCAAGCTTGAATCTAGTGCCACCAATAAGAGATTGAACACCAATTCCTTCATGGTACTTTAACAAGACATTTGCTTCAGCTGTAAGCTGAATAGCAAGCTCTCTTGTAGGGCATAGGACAAGAGCAAATATTGGAGATACTCGCTGATTTGTATTGCTCTTCATAGCATTCAAGACTGATTCAATTGCAGGAAGCTGTTTATCAATCCATTTTGAATAGCTATGTCACAGCACAGCGTCGACATGAAAATGATCAGGACAAAAACAGTAGGGTCATCAAGTAACTGACTGGAATAATGCTGACAATACGCTATTTAAATCCACCAAATATTCATTTATTCATCCAAAAAGTAATCCATCTAAATTCTTGCTATAAAACAGGTAAATACTGATTTCATGGTTAACACTTGAACAAAACTACCATTAAAACTACACGATCCAATAGTGAATATAATATATGTATGGATTTGCATGCTCCACAAAAGAAGCATTTAGCATGGAAAAGAGATCAAAGCCATGCAGAGATGGTATCTGAAACTTACGAAGAAAATCTTAACAGCTTCGTGATAACATTTTGGTGACCTTCCCCTGCTTGAGGACACACCTCGCTCAAGCTACCAAGGCGTACATCAAATTTATCATCAAGAAGGATGCTGCTGGCTTGCACATCCCTATAGTAGAAAACTGACAAAATTAGTCAACGACAAACCTTTGCATTGATCTAATTTACTGGTCTTGGAAGGAAGCATCTATGCAATCAGAATCATTCATGTGGCCATATAAAACCGACAAAATGACAAAA contains these protein-coding regions:
- the LOC100282473 gene encoding MTD1 → MSTAVAEVRPPYGFPGSGKGSGGGYGKEAHLAAAGKRRSDGFFIEEEEVEEDVLTDNSSIGAPSPSGSSIGENSSSEAGGDDGEEEVESKLKEGDVLGCLDALEDSLPIKKGLSSFYSGKSKSFTSLAEATAAAAAVKEVLAKPEKPFNKRRRILANWSRRASCSSLATATYLPQLLGPDHAVAEGDEGEEDDSDDDVEYSQVPHHGKNVRDAPTSPLPLPRLGGVGSMQRRNGLGSFRSPRSFSLSDLRNSSADGSD